Proteins encoded together in one Bombus vancouverensis nearcticus chromosome 14, iyBomVanc1_principal, whole genome shotgun sequence window:
- the LOC117156308 gene encoding uncharacterized protein LOC117156308 isoform X2 has product MSNSAGLGFGIGLGGGGEGPVLTAAQQRQGVVTFLVMLAVLCFIFAYCCWGAPFCRSLCRRHCCCQLEDPEPDSRFSNNDQTMVATPTIILLPHGRMLVVDGTIFTQFQTDPTGLDLVELGDSVLRAQRNPRGIIRHQLQNSQGSILEMDAETSSKDSLGSVGCFPPPTYESIYGKEESDMPPSYSDILLHRFANLPQEIDMHGYCHDGKEEIEMQSLDGCPHILSNPMNTIAYPYATVTNFSSQSFPRRTVSRNPSIISNPLDSYYVDNELELYRLSQEMVPRVFSNANFETLRTYQDETSFYNVNGNVSERQSDTLSNNGNYCLSDNNIRNNERVIPNNTDQVSRNITSANELMNTRNLVRSMSRTSEESRNNIENSQRDNQETGVVFVRISRSDDCNNSQTSQNWYNDATENDRSRAQANEEDQSSLRNIHPENGQTDETNHNMESNPIGYYIRNQSTDEAVGRSHRLESETVYSDEETRNFGALADIRESRV; this is encoded by the exons TATATTCGCTTATTGCTGTTGGGGCGCACCGTTCTGCAGATCATTGTGCAGACGACATTGTTGCTGCCAACTCGAAGATCCAGAGCCGGATTCACGATTTAGCAATAACGATCAAACTATGGTAGCAACACCAACGATTATTCTCTTGCCACACGGTAGGATGCTCGTTGTGGATGGTACGATCTTCACGCAGTTTCAAACCGATCCAACTG GTTTAGATTTGGTGGAACTAGGTGATAGCGTACTACGTGCTCAAAGAAATCCACGAGGCATAATTCGACATCAGCTACAAAACAGCCAAGGTAGTATACTCGAGATGGATGCAGAAACGTCAAGCAAAGATAGCTTAGGATCCGTTGGGTGTTTTCCACCACCAACTTACGAGAGTATCTATGGTAAAGAAGAGTCGGATATGCCGCCATCGTATTCCGATATCTTACTACACAG GTTTGCCAATCTTCCTCAAGAGATAGATATGCACGGTTATTGTCACGATGGCAAAGaagaaattgaaatgcaaaGTTTAGATGGTTGTCCGCATATACTAAGCAATCCGATGAATACAATAGCATACCCTTATGCGACCGTAACGAATTTCTCGAGTCAAAGCTTCCCACGAAGGACCGTCTCGAGAAATCCATCCATCATTAGCAATCCACTTGATAGCTATTACGTCGATAACGAATTAGAATTATACCGGTTGAGTCAGGAGATGGTACCACGAGTATTTAGTAATGCGAACTTTGAGACTCTTAGAACTTATCAAGACGAAACCTCGTTTTATAACGTGAACGGAAACGTAAGCGAACGACAAAGCGACACGTTGtcgaataatggaaattattgcTTGTCCGATAATAACATTCGAAACAACGAAAGAGTGATCCCAAATAATACCGATCAAGTATCGAGGAATATAACGTCGGCAAATGAGTTAATGAATACAAGAAATCTTGTTCGAAGCATGTCGAGAACTAGCGAAGAAAGTAGAAATAACATAGAAAATTCACAGAGAGATAACCAAGAGACTGGAGTAGTTTTCGTCCGGATATCACGTTCCGACGATTGCAACAATAGCCAGACTTCGCAAAACTGGTATAACGACGCAACTGAAAACGATAGGTCGAGAGCACAAGCGAATGAGGAAGATCAATCTAGTCTAAGAAATATACATCCCGAAAATGGCCAGACGGATGAAACTAATCACAATATGGAATCTAATCCGATAGGATATTATATAAGAAATCAAAGCACTGACGAGGCTGTCGGCAGGTCGCACAGGCTAGAAAGCGAAACTGTTTATTCTGATGAAGAGACTAGAAATTTTGGAGCACTGGCAGACATTCGCGAAAGTCGGGTATAA